The Spinacia oleracea cultivar Varoflay chromosome 2, BTI_SOV_V1, whole genome shotgun sequence DNA segment GGTCAGACATATAGACTAGACGACTAGCTTAAGTGCTTAACAGTGTCTCCGTACTATTAGAATGTCTCATTTAATCTACAGTAGCTGCCATTCTCATGAAGATATAAATGAAAACATTTGTTATATTGTGTGATCCTCGTTTTTACTTGTGGAACTATCCTAGTTCTCTTTGGTTTTACCATAAATTATTTCTTTGTTTAGTTTTTATGCAAATTTCCGTGCACTCTTTCCTAAAAAGATGATTTTTTTCCTGTTCCAGAAAATGGTTTAGCTTCTTTTTTAAATAGTTGAAATTGTCTGCTTAATTTTTCCACTTCCATGCTGTATCAAATCAATGCGAAACAGGCGAAGAGTGTTATTGTTGTTTTTCTCCCCACCATTCCTTATTAAGCTGTCCATCTATTTTGTTCTTATTTCATAAAGTATTATTTATCACTTAAATACCAAGGCACTACCTACTTGTTAGATTGAAATCCTAATGCAATTACAACTCCCTAATATATGTGCACACCTGAAGAGACGTGtgtttaggaacggagggagaaCCTTGCAGCTTATCATCCTTTTTAGTGTAGTGTGTGCATACTTCAAATTTGTGTATGGCTTGGCGATTTAAAAGTACTAGTCTTAAAATTGTCTAAGCAAAGTTTTGGTGCCGACTAAGGGAATTGATGGGGGTGTAAAAAAATAGTTGGAATATACCATGGAGGATCATTTTAAGGCAAAAGGATTTCTTAGATTGTAAGTAATACGGAAGTTAACATGGAACCTTATTGATTATTCTAAAGCAAAGGGGAGGTTCCTTCCTAAATTGTGGTGAAGAATAGGTTTTGTATTGCTCGATTGAAAGGAAATCTTGTACAGAAGGGAAGCATTTATGAAAACTAATGTGAAGGTGAATTGGGTTTAGTGATTCGCTTCTATTCCCTACCTCGCCATAACCTTTGTTTGTCAAACCACTGATGAGAAGATTGTGCAAATGAAAGAATTTCTGATGCATATTTCATAGTATACTTCCCATGAAATTCTAGAGGGTAATTTCAATGATCGCTTCTTCGCTTTGGGAATAATGAAATTTGCTCATGCGTGCATGAGAAACATAGTAATGGAAGCTGTTTACATTCTAAATGCAATTACTGCTAGAATGATTCTTTCCAATCGAAAGCCGTGAAATGTTGTTTTCTGTTTGTTAATGTTGGTTTGAAACAGAATTTGTCCAATCAATCTGCCGTTTCAAAGAAAGATTTTTGTAGAGGGCCTCATATTCTGCAAGTGAATGAGGCTCAAGTTAGTGAAGTTACTACAGTATCCTTGTCTTTTCTAGTCCAGGATTATCAGTTTTACTCATTCCTGGGTTAAGGTTTGAGTCAACAACTAAACTGGATGCATGTTTTCATGTTTTTGTTACTCCTAAACTCGTATATTTTGTAGTGCTTGTCCAAGACACTGTTTAATCTTTGGTCTTCCTTTATCTAGGGACGAGCATGGACTGTTCTATGCGTTAGACCTTGGCGGCACCAACTTCCGAGTGCTTCGAGTAAAGTTGGGTGGCAAAGAAAAACGTGTTGTCGAACAAGAATTTGACGAAGTATCAATTCCACCTGAGTTGATGGTTGGTACATCAGAAGTAAGTTGATTTGGCTCACACATAAGTACATAACTGTAAAACCTTTCCTTTTCTTGATTTCTTTCTAAAGTGTGAAAATCGTGGTGATTTCAGCAACTGTTTGATTATATCGCCGAAGCCCTAGCCAAATTTGTTGCAACGGAAAGTGAAGGTCTTCATCCTGAACCCAATAAACAGAGAGAGCTGGGATTTACCTTCTCTTTCCCTGTCAAGCAGACATCAATCGCATCAGGGACTCTTATAAGATGGACCAAGGGCTTTAATATAGAAGATACAGTtagtctctctctctctctctctctctctctctctctctctctctctctctctcctctctcactTTCTCTACAGTCTTCAATGCGTTCTGCTTCTTTCCCTATCTACAGTCCTCAATGCATGTATGTGTTCCAGTTGTGAATATGAAAGTCAGAGGAACATGTCGTTATATACTCCCTCTATTTTGTAACGATCGTCTTCATTGGCTTCTTTTCAAAAACCTCATTCATGATTGCTACGTCTAAATTATCCATATTTCCTTTTGAAGCTAAATTGAAGGGAAATGTTGTCAACTTGTAAAAATTGAACTAATTTGGAGGACAATTAAAGTGGATTTACCAATTTTGACGAGCTTACTTAACGTGGAGGGAATTTAGGCATTGCAATGATCGGATTTCTGGTTTTGGTCTATTTAGTTGGAAGTCTTGGAACTGATACATTTATTGGGGTCAATTAGGAAGAAATGGCTGGTGGAACACTTACTCGATAAATCCTCTGGCAATCTTTATAATAGGTCTATTTAAGGATGGTCGTGACATGTGAAATAGAGCTGGTTTTTGTCTGTGGTTGACTGGTTGCTGCTTTCACTTGCCAAGGTTGCTGCATCACTTCCCAATTGTCTTTTCTTCCCTGATTCAGAAATCCCAGAACCAGTAGATTTTCTCTTTAAGTCAGTGTTGTAGGTCTGAGAGTTCCATCTGTGCCATCACTAGTAACAGCCATAACACTAATTGACTATGCTGACTCTTTTATGCAAGAGAATCATATCTTAGGTAAGGTACATATATGTTTGATACCTGCTGGCTGCTGCTGTTGAGGATTTATGTTCTATTTTTCAGGCTCAActgaataaataaacaaatattCTGGAAGTGTCGTATAATTTTTACGTTCATCACATTAATTGAGTTGCAAACTTGCAATAAAGTATACATTTTTCCTACATGTCTATGGTTGCTTATTCGTCATTCCTGGGATACCATATAGGTTGGTGAAGATGTGGTGGCTGAATTGACCAAGGCCATGCTAAGAAAAGGTGTAGATATGCGTGTGACAGCTTTGGTAAGTTCCCAGCTTGAAATTTTCTGTGATTATAGTATGTTTTACCGTAAGGCCATACCCTTTGTCTTTACTTTCTCCTCTGTAAGTAAATGTTCTGAACTTACAGTATATTTGCTATCTTTTTATCTTCTATAATGGTTCAGGTCAACGATACAGTTGGAACCCTAGCTGGAGGTAGGTACTATAAAGAAGATGTAATTGCTGCTGTTATATTGGGTACTGGAACAAACGCAGCTTACGTTGAACGTGCTAGTGCAATTCACAAGTGGCATGGTCCTTTGCCCAAATCAGGGGAGATGGTAAGCCTTCTCTGCTATCCTTTATCTTTTTTCCCTCAACGTCAAATTTTATCGTCTTCTTTTTCTGTCCGTCTTCTCTTTGTTTCTCTCGTGACCCTCAAATCTGTGTATTCCTGACTTCATATTTACTGCAAAATTACTTTACTTTTTCTATAGGTAATTAACATGGAGTGGGGTAATTTCCGTTCATCGTATTTACCTTTGACTGAATATGACATAGCACTAGATGAAGAAAGTTTGAATCCTGGTGAACAGGTGAGATTTCTGTTCTTTTCCCCCTTCTGTTTTGTTCCTGACCTTTTATCTTACAAACTCTAAACAATAACCACTCGTTGTGACAGATATTTGAGAAAATGATATCAGGAATGTACTTGGGTGAGATTGTGCGAAGAGTCTTGTATAGGATGGCAGACGAGGCCAGCCTTTTTGGTGATACAGTCCCATCAAAATTGAAAACTCCATTCATCTTAAGGTGCATTTTCTATTCTTGTGTTAGGTTTAGTAATTAGTGTCACTTATTAGTTGCTAGTAGATGGAATAGAGTAATAGACAAGTTCCTGTACATACAGTGGTGGATCTTGAACTGTtctcaaatatttttttttttttttttatcccgTTTCTTGCTAGTTTACTAGTGATTATAATTTCACTAATTTGGGCATGTAAGGTCTGAATGGAGAAGAAAACGAATATTGTACCAATACTCCCCCCCTTCCAAAAAGTTGGTCCAGCTTTGAGACGATCAACGGGTCAAGTATAAATTCATAACCCACATCTGGGACAACCGAACTTTTAACAATATTTTGCCAGTGTGAAGTAATCATTTTGAGGAAAGCAGTAAGATGGACTTGAGCAGTGTTTAGGTTAAGATGAATATTTGGaattaatatataaatatagaTTTGGGAGTATGAAGCTTAGTTGCAAGGGGTTCAGAGAATGAACATTAAGATTGAACATTGTGTTAGAGTTTCCAAAGCCACATTACTTCCTTGTTTCAGTCTCGCGTATTTTGTATGCCTGGTGACTTTGAGTTGAGGAAGCTTCCCTCAATGATCCCTAACTATGATTTGGTATGTTTGAGTCATAATTAATCTTGTTATTTTGGCAGGACACCAGACATGTCTGCCATGCATCATGACACATCACCTGATCTTAAAGTTGTTGCGAGCAAACTGAAGGATGTCCTTGGGGTAATTCACTTGAACTTTTTGGCTTTTTTCCCTTTTAACTGCCTCCTTGGATATGTAATTATCAACTCAAATACAAGATTTACAATTTAACTTACTGTCAACCCCTGAGAGTTGCTGAGAGTTGAAAATTTCTTATATGTTTGTTACACACCATAATATGCTTCTTGTTCTTCTTCTGCCATCACAGATACCAAACTCATCATTAAAGGTGCGAAAGATTATAGTTGACGTATGTGACGTCATTGCTTCACGTGGGGCCTGCATTTCTGCAGCCGGGATCTTGGGTATTATTAAGAAACTAGGGAGAGACACATTGAAGCAAGGTGAGAACCAGAAGTCTGTGATTGCATTAGATGGAGGGTTGTTTGAGCACTACGCCAAATTCCGGGAGTGCATGGAGGACTCTTTGAAGGAGCTCCTAGGCGATGAAGTCGCTGAAACTATTGTAATTGAGCACTCAAATGATGGATCAGGCATTGGTGCTGCTCTTCTAGCAGCGTCGCATTCCCAGTACCTCGAGGAAGATGAATCTTGATGACAAGATCCTACATCCTCAATTTTGTATAACTTTCTTCAAGCTCCTTAGATCCTTAGAGATCATggaaattttttctttttttttttcttttttctttttagactttGCTGCCCCAGTGAAGAATAAATTATGGCCAAACGGGCTCTGCTTGCTGCATGAAAAAATGGCATGAAGCTCGCTGTTCTGCCCTTTCTACGAGTGTTGTACATTTAAAATCCGGGTTAGGTGTTTCGAGAATTGGCCTGAAAATGTCATCCTGGC contains these protein-coding regions:
- the LOC110775512 gene encoding hexokinase-1, with protein sequence MRKAAVGAAVVCTAAVCAAAAVLVRQRMKSSSKWGRVMAILKELDDNCGTPLGKLRQVADAMTVEMHAGLASEGASKLKMLISYVDNLPTGDEHGLFYALDLGGTNFRVLRVKLGGKEKRVVEQEFDEVSIPPELMVGTSEQLFDYIAEALAKFVATESEGLHPEPNKQRELGFTFSFPVKQTSIASGTLIRWTKGFNIEDTVGEDVVAELTKAMLRKGVDMRVTALVNDTVGTLAGGRYYKEDVIAAVILGTGTNAAYVERASAIHKWHGPLPKSGEMVINMEWGNFRSSYLPLTEYDIALDEESLNPGEQIFEKMISGMYLGEIVRRVLYRMADEASLFGDTVPSKLKTPFILRTPDMSAMHHDTSPDLKVVASKLKDVLGIPNSSLKVRKIIVDVCDVIASRGACISAAGILGIIKKLGRDTLKQGENQKSVIALDGGLFEHYAKFRECMEDSLKELLGDEVAETIVIEHSNDGSGIGAALLAASHSQYLEEDES